The following proteins come from a genomic window of Nostoc sp. ATCC 53789:
- a CDS encoding ATP-binding protein translates to MTITANSQLPNVFSQNLESIASKTDGSLPTLGAELVYTQDGAGRYLTFHWQHSELLGLNTEKIVDELNQTQTFAPVDKVNYVERLHRILTSLVPERFQCWFSYHQELFELDLVISPIMPSLGTTATTVLVMGRLVQATLNKKQARVASKTPTQIELALRSQQHQKLVNRITRNIRRTLDLDIIWQQTVDSLGKALRLERCIICPYQPSSSKVKVKAEYRQPELRSMLGSEIDVASEPAFAQALTTLEPVVMEVPGCTESGRQKTLVVATCYQDQANGLVALNWQDECYTLTESELELAKEAADQLGTAIAHATLYEELEVARQKAEEASRLKSEFLANVSHEIRTPLNGMIGFLKLILEGMADDPEEQNQFLAEAHNLSIHLLNIINDILDIAKIEAGKMELAYAPVKLNELFSDVESFMRPQAEMRNLSFRMQMPATSDEIIVQSNYQRLLQVMLNLLGNAIKFTHEGGVTVSADLVLKKSKLQGQQFPGMVRVRVADTGIGVSLDKQDKLFQLFSQVDGSRTRQYGGTGLGLAISQKLVEAMGGEVHFYSLGEGLGSTVTFTVPLYQQPVMVSSTDSDSTDSAVSDSGAFSPL, encoded by the coding sequence ATGACTATTACTGCCAATTCCCAATTGCCGAATGTATTTTCCCAAAATCTGGAATCTATTGCCAGTAAAACTGATGGCTCATTACCAACTCTAGGAGCCGAGTTGGTGTATACGCAAGATGGGGCAGGGCGCTATCTGACCTTTCATTGGCAGCACAGCGAACTCCTGGGGTTAAATACCGAAAAAATAGTTGACGAGCTGAACCAGACACAAACCTTTGCCCCTGTGGATAAGGTTAATTATGTAGAACGATTGCACCGAATTTTGACAAGTTTGGTGCCAGAAAGGTTTCAGTGTTGGTTTAGCTACCATCAGGAATTATTTGAGTTGGACTTAGTGATTAGTCCGATTATGCCGAGTCTGGGAACAACTGCCACTACAGTTTTAGTTATGGGACGCTTAGTGCAAGCGACACTCAACAAAAAACAAGCGCGTGTGGCATCCAAAACGCCCACACAAATAGAGTTGGCTTTACGTTCACAGCAACATCAAAAACTGGTAAATCGGATTACCAGAAATATTCGTCGGACATTGGATTTAGATATTATTTGGCAGCAAACAGTTGACAGTTTAGGAAAAGCACTGCGGCTAGAGCGCTGTATTATTTGTCCTTATCAGCCCTCTAGCTCAAAAGTAAAAGTGAAGGCTGAGTATCGCCAGCCAGAACTCAGATCAATGCTAGGCTCAGAAATAGATGTAGCTTCTGAGCCTGCCTTTGCTCAGGCTTTGACAACCCTAGAACCAGTTGTGATGGAAGTGCCTGGATGCACAGAGTCTGGGCGGCAGAAAACTTTGGTAGTTGCGACTTGCTATCAAGACCAAGCCAATGGATTGGTTGCCTTGAATTGGCAAGATGAATGCTATACATTAACAGAATCGGAATTAGAGCTAGCAAAAGAAGCAGCAGATCAATTGGGAACTGCGATCGCACATGCTACTTTATATGAAGAATTAGAAGTAGCGCGTCAAAAAGCCGAAGAAGCTTCCCGTCTCAAAAGCGAGTTTCTGGCTAATGTATCCCATGAAATTCGTACCCCCCTCAATGGCATGATTGGCTTCTTAAAGCTGATTTTGGAAGGGATGGCAGATGACCCAGAAGAACAAAACCAATTTTTGGCAGAAGCTCACAACTTATCGATACATCTACTAAATATCATCAACGACATTTTGGACATTGCCAAAATCGAAGCTGGTAAAATGGAGCTAGCATACGCTCCAGTGAAGCTAAATGAGCTATTTAGTGATGTAGAAAGTTTCATGCGTCCCCAAGCAGAAATGAGAAACCTCAGCTTTCGGATGCAAATGCCTGCTACCTCGGATGAAATCATTGTCCAAAGCAACTATCAACGCTTGCTCCAAGTGATGCTCAATTTGCTAGGTAATGCCATCAAATTTACTCATGAAGGCGGTGTCACCGTCAGCGCCGATTTAGTACTCAAAAAATCGAAGCTTCAAGGCCAGCAATTTCCTGGCATGGTAAGAGTCCGTGTGGCAGACACAGGCATCGGTGTTTCCCTAGACAAACAAGATAAACTGTTTCAATTATTCTCTCAGGTGGATGGCTCACGCACTCGCCAGTATGGTGGCACAGGTTTAGGACTGGCAATATCTCAGAAGCTAGTGGAAGCAATGGGCGGCGAGGTACATTTTTATAGTCTGGGTGAAGGACTTGGTTCAACAGTGACATTTACAGTGCCACTATATCAACAGCCAGTCATGGTTTCGTCTACTGATAGCGATTCAACAGACAGTGCTGTTAGCGATAGCGGGGCATTTAGCCCGTTATGA
- the lepA gene encoding translation elongation factor 4 — MTDVPAVRIRNFCIIAHIDHGKSTLADRLLQATGTVEDRKMKEQFLDNMDLERERGITIKLQAARMNYTAKDGQQYVLNLIDTPGHVDFSYEVSRSLVACEGALLVVDASQGVEAQTLANVYLALENNLEIIPVLNKIDLPGAEPERVIGEIEEIIGLDCSGAILASAKEGLGIDEILEAVVERIPPPPNTINERLRALIFDSYYDSYRGVIVYFRVMDGTVRKGDRIHLMASGKEFEIDELGVLSPTQKQVEELHAGEVGYLGAAIRAVADARVGDTITLSKAKAESPLPGYAEANPMVYCGMFPIDADQFEDLREALEKLELNDAALHYEPETSSAMGFGFRCGFLGLLHMEIVQERLEREYNLDLIITAPSVVYKVITLKGEELYIDNPSRLPSPNDRQRIEEPYVQVEMITPETYVGSLMELSQNRRGIFKDMKYLAQGRTTLTYELPLAEVVTDFFDQMKSRSRGYASMEYHLIGYRENPLVKLDIMINGDPVDSLAMIVHRDKAYNVGRAMAEKLKELIPRHQFKVPIQASIGSKVIASEHIPALRKDVLAKCYGGDISRKKKLLQKQAKGKKRMKSVGTVDVPQEAFMAVLRLDQS, encoded by the coding sequence ATGACTGACGTTCCCGCAGTTCGCATTCGCAATTTTTGTATTATTGCTCACATCGACCACGGGAAATCAACCCTCGCCGATCGCTTGCTACAAGCGACTGGCACTGTTGAAGACCGAAAGATGAAGGAACAGTTTCTCGACAACATGGATCTGGAACGGGAGCGCGGCATTACGATTAAGCTGCAAGCTGCCCGGATGAACTACACAGCTAAGGATGGTCAGCAGTATGTGCTGAACTTAATTGATACTCCTGGACACGTGGATTTTTCTTATGAAGTCTCCCGCTCTCTTGTTGCTTGTGAAGGAGCGCTATTAGTAGTGGATGCTTCCCAAGGTGTGGAGGCGCAAACTTTGGCAAATGTCTATTTAGCCTTAGAGAATAACCTGGAAATTATTCCGGTTTTGAATAAAATTGATTTGCCTGGGGCAGAACCAGAACGGGTAATTGGCGAAATTGAAGAAATTATCGGTCTAGATTGCAGTGGTGCGATTCTGGCTTCTGCTAAAGAAGGACTTGGTATTGATGAGATTTTAGAAGCAGTTGTCGAGCGGATACCGCCACCGCCCAATACCATAAATGAACGGTTACGAGCGTTAATATTTGATAGCTATTACGACAGTTACCGAGGAGTAATTGTGTATTTCCGGGTGATGGATGGCACTGTCAGAAAAGGCGATCGCATTCATTTAATGGCATCCGGTAAAGAATTTGAAATTGATGAGTTAGGTGTGCTTTCTCCCACTCAAAAGCAAGTTGAAGAACTCCACGCTGGGGAAGTAGGCTATTTGGGAGCGGCAATTAGAGCAGTAGCTGATGCACGGGTGGGTGACACAATTACCCTTAGTAAGGCAAAAGCTGAGTCACCCTTACCAGGGTATGCAGAAGCGAACCCAATGGTTTATTGTGGGATGTTCCCCATTGATGCTGACCAATTTGAAGACTTGCGGGAAGCATTAGAAAAGCTGGAACTTAACGACGCAGCCCTGCATTACGAACCAGAAACTTCGAGCGCGATGGGGTTTGGCTTCCGTTGCGGGTTTTTAGGCTTGCTGCACATGGAAATCGTCCAGGAACGCCTAGAGCGGGAGTATAATCTCGATTTAATCATTACAGCCCCCTCGGTGGTTTATAAAGTGATTACTCTCAAAGGAGAGGAACTGTACATCGATAATCCTAGCCGTTTGCCTTCTCCCAACGATCGCCAAAGAATTGAAGAACCATACGTCCAAGTAGAGATGATTACGCCGGAAACTTATGTCGGCAGCTTGATGGAGTTGTCACAAAATCGCCGGGGCATCTTCAAAGATATGAAATATCTCGCCCAAGGACGAACCACCCTGACTTACGAACTCCCCTTGGCGGAAGTTGTAACTGACTTTTTCGATCAGATGAAATCGCGATCGCGCGGTTATGCTAGTATGGAATATCACCTCATAGGCTACCGTGAGAACCCTCTGGTGAAGCTGGATATCATGATTAACGGCGATCCTGTGGATTCCTTGGCGATGATTGTGCATCGAGACAAAGCTTACAACGTTGGGCGGGCAATGGCAGAAAAACTCAAAGAATTAATTCCTCGCCATCAATTCAAAGTCCCAATTCAGGCATCTATTGGCAGTAAAGTTATTGCCAGCGAACACATCCCCGCCTTGCGGAAAGATGTGCTAGCCAAATGCTACGGTGGTGACATCAGCCGCAAGAAGAAACTCTTACAGAAGCAAGCAAAAGGTAAAAAGCGGATGAAATCTGTAGGTACTGTAGATGTACCGCAGGAAGCTTTTATGGCAGTACTGCGCTTGGATCAAAGCTAA
- a CDS encoding PAS domain S-box protein translates to MSRKQAQEELSEAEQKYRTLVEQIPGVVYILPINSTAQEAYISPQLQQLLGIAPEDWHHGFFNSWLNYTHPDDRDRYWQAVNTTITTGEPLRVEYRMMRRDGRTIWVRDQANLVLCADGQTQVLQGLVFDISERKQAEAALQESEARYRAILEDQTELIARGSPDGIVTFVNEAFCRFFGLKREEIIAQHYEPVVFEEDRERVFSLVNSISSENPVIAIENRAIASLGVRWTHWIIRGIFDDQGTLVELQSVGRDITDRKQVEEALSENEQKFRAIFNQTNQFIGLLQPNGIVLEANQTALDFAGITREEVVGKPFWEAKWWTISSETQAQLKTAIAAAANGESISYEVDVLDRDDGAIAIDFSLRPILDEAGCVTLLISEGRDISEYQAALRERKKAEEALRSSQDFLQKVANTVPHILYLFDLLKGTSIYLNQKSLSILGYSPEEFCNADPQWFLNCFHPDDQHLCYDVPSRFVNLSDNEVLSTEYRFRHKNGEWLWLNTREVVFARDASGTPIQILGSVEDISTRKQAEKLLRQQAEGERLITEVTQQIRQSLNLEEVLNTTVNSIRECLGSDSVAIYQLESDGSGYFAAESLSDDYPQRLEQTLHPFSRTRDFSYYYQGLPTVLHNIQESDLSADVFELLQLYQIKAAMVVPILNGEHLWGLLIAHQCSAPRYWQAFEVNLLQQLASQVAIAIHQSVLYQQLQAANEELQRLATLDGLTQIANRRRFDQYLENEWHRLKREQMPLSLILFDVDFFKRYNDTYGHLAGDDCLRQLGSALKSVIKRPADLVARYGGEEFAVILPNTEIEGAISVAQTIRQAVSDLIIPHAQSSVCDRVTVSLGVASIVPNSETSPQDLINAADKSLYIAKQQGRDRVHTVCVVTPS, encoded by the coding sequence ATGAGTCGCAAGCAAGCCCAAGAAGAACTCTCTGAGGCAGAGCAAAAATACCGCACTCTGGTAGAACAAATTCCGGGCGTTGTTTATATTTTACCGATTAATAGCACTGCTCAAGAAGCTTATATTAGTCCGCAACTGCAACAATTGTTAGGCATTGCTCCCGAAGATTGGCATCACGGTTTTTTTAATAGTTGGTTAAATTACACTCATCCAGACGATCGCGATCGCTATTGGCAAGCTGTAAACACGACAATCACCACCGGAGAGCCTTTGAGGGTCGAGTATCGAATGATGAGGCGCGATGGTAGAACAATTTGGGTGCGGGATCAAGCTAATCTTGTTCTCTGTGCGGATGGACAAACTCAGGTACTTCAGGGTTTAGTGTTCGATATTAGCGAACGCAAACAGGCAGAAGCCGCATTGCAAGAGAGCGAAGCGCGTTATCGTGCCATCCTCGAAGATCAAACGGAACTGATTGCTAGAGGCTCACCAGATGGTATTGTTACCTTTGTTAATGAAGCTTTCTGTCGATTTTTTGGACTCAAGCGAGAAGAGATTATTGCCCAACACTACGAACCTGTTGTGTTTGAGGAAGACCGGGAACGGGTGTTTAGTCTGGTAAATTCCATTAGTTCCGAAAATCCCGTGATTGCCATTGAAAATCGGGCCATAGCAAGCCTTGGCGTGCGGTGGACGCATTGGATTATTCGAGGCATATTTGATGATCAGGGTACTCTTGTAGAACTTCAATCTGTTGGGCGAGATATTACTGACCGCAAACAGGTAGAAGAAGCATTAAGTGAAAATGAGCAAAAATTCCGAGCGATTTTCAATCAAACCAATCAGTTTATCGGATTGCTTCAGCCCAATGGAATTGTATTAGAGGCTAACCAAACAGCACTGGATTTTGCTGGGATTACTCGAGAAGAAGTAGTCGGGAAGCCATTTTGGGAAGCAAAATGGTGGACAATTTCTTCAGAGACACAAGCACAATTAAAAACTGCGATCGCAGCTGCTGCTAATGGTGAATCTATTAGCTATGAAGTTGACGTTTTGGATCGAGACGATGGAGCGATCGCGATTGATTTTTCACTACGTCCCATACTCGATGAAGCAGGGTGTGTAACATTACTTATTTCTGAGGGACGAGATATTAGTGAATATCAAGCCGCGCTGCGCGAACGTAAAAAAGCTGAAGAGGCATTGCGCTCAAGTCAAGACTTTCTCCAAAAGGTTGCTAATACCGTACCGCATATTTTGTATTTATTTGACCTCTTAAAAGGAACAAGCATTTATCTTAACCAAAAAAGTCTTAGCATTTTAGGCTACTCTCCAGAGGAATTTTGTAACGCAGATCCGCAGTGGTTCCTAAATTGCTTTCATCCAGACGACCAACACCTCTGCTATGACGTACCAAGTCGCTTCGTCAACCTTAGCGACAACGAAGTTCTTTCCACCGAATACCGATTCCGACACAAAAATGGGGAGTGGCTTTGGCTGAATACACGAGAAGTCGTATTTGCCAGAGATGCTAGCGGCACTCCAATACAGATTCTTGGCTCGGTAGAAGACATTAGCACTCGCAAACAAGCTGAAAAATTGCTGCGACAACAGGCAGAGGGGGAACGACTAATTACTGAAGTAACTCAACAGATTCGGCAATCACTGAATTTGGAGGAGGTTCTAAATACAACAGTCAACAGTATTCGAGAGTGTTTGGGTTCAGATTCCGTCGCTATCTACCAGTTGGAATCTGACGGAAGTGGCTATTTTGCGGCAGAGTCGCTGAGTGATGACTACCCGCAGAGATTAGAGCAGACACTGCACCCATTTTCGAGAACACGAGATTTTAGCTACTATTACCAGGGATTACCCACAGTCCTGCATAATATTCAGGAGTCTGATCTTTCAGCCGATGTTTTTGAGTTATTACAACTCTATCAAATCAAGGCTGCGATGGTAGTACCGATTTTGAATGGGGAGCATCTGTGGGGTTTACTCATTGCTCATCAGTGTAGCGCACCTCGTTACTGGCAAGCATTTGAAGTTAATTTGTTGCAGCAGTTAGCCAGTCAGGTAGCGATCGCTATTCATCAATCAGTACTCTACCAGCAATTACAAGCTGCCAATGAAGAACTGCAAAGATTGGCCACGTTAGATGGCTTGACTCAAATAGCCAATCGTCGTCGATTCGATCAGTATCTTGAGAATGAGTGGCATCGACTCAAACGCGAGCAAATGCCGTTGTCTTTAATCTTGTTCGATGTCGATTTTTTTAAACGCTACAACGATACTTACGGGCATTTAGCAGGAGATGATTGTTTGCGGCAATTGGGGAGTGCGCTTAAAAGTGTTATTAAGCGTCCAGCCGATTTAGTAGCTCGTTATGGCGGCGAAGAATTTGCTGTGATTCTGCCTAATACAGAGATTGAAGGAGCAATTTCTGTAGCTCAAACTATTCGACAAGCAGTCTCTGACTTGATTATTCCCCATGCTCAGTCTAGTGTGTGCGATCGCGTTACTGTCAGTCTAGGTGTTGCCAGCATTGTGCCAAATTCCGAAACTTCGCCGCAAGACTTGATTAATGCTGCGGACAAATCACTCTATATAGCTAAACAGCAAGGGCGCGATCGAGTTCATACTGTTTGTGTCGTTACCCCTTCTTAA
- a CDS encoding glycosyltransferase family 4 protein, with protein sequence MKILVLSWEFPPRIVGGIARHVAELYPELVKLGHEVHLITAEFGHASMYEVVEGVKVHRVPVAHSNDFFHWVVNLNLSMGDHGGKLILEEGPFDLIHAHDWLVGDAAIALKHNFKIPLIATIHATEYGRYNGIHTDIQGYINGKETLLAYNAWRIIVCSDYMRQEVERALYSPWDKIDVIYNGIRAEKKQHHVDFHALDFRRQFATDNEKIVYYLGRMTYEKGVPILLNAAPKILSEMGGNVKFVIVGGGNTDHLKRQTWDLGIWHHCYFTGFLSDDYLDKFQTVADCAVFPSLYEPFGIVALESFASRVPVVVSDTGGFPEVVQHTKTGIVTWVNNSDSLAWGILEVLKNPGYRQWLVDNAYEDLERRFSWPKLARQTQEVYQRVVQERSQISW encoded by the coding sequence ATGAAGATATTGGTATTGAGTTGGGAGTTTCCGCCAAGGATTGTTGGGGGAATTGCGCGACATGTAGCGGAATTGTACCCGGAACTGGTAAAGCTAGGGCATGAAGTCCACCTGATTACGGCGGAGTTTGGTCACGCATCGATGTATGAGGTGGTTGAAGGAGTAAAGGTACATCGGGTGCCAGTGGCACATAGTAACGATTTTTTCCACTGGGTAGTCAATCTCAACTTGAGTATGGGAGATCACGGTGGTAAGTTGATCTTGGAGGAAGGACCCTTTGATTTAATTCATGCCCACGATTGGTTAGTTGGAGATGCTGCGATCGCTCTCAAGCATAATTTTAAAATACCACTAATTGCCACAATTCATGCTACAGAATACGGACGCTATAACGGTATTCACACAGATATCCAAGGCTATATAAATGGCAAAGAAACTTTACTAGCTTACAATGCTTGGCGGATTATTGTTTGTAGCGACTATATGCGCCAAGAGGTAGAACGAGCATTATACAGTCCTTGGGACAAAATCGATGTTATCTATAACGGTATCAGAGCCGAAAAGAAACAGCATCACGTAGATTTTCATGCGCTAGATTTTCGCCGCCAATTTGCTACAGACAACGAGAAAATCGTTTATTACCTCGGTCGCATGACATACGAAAAAGGTGTACCTATATTACTTAATGCCGCACCAAAAATCCTTTCGGAAATGGGAGGTAACGTTAAATTTGTCATCGTCGGTGGCGGCAATACTGACCATCTCAAGCGCCAAACCTGGGATTTGGGAATTTGGCATCATTGCTATTTTACAGGTTTTCTCTCTGATGATTACTTAGATAAATTCCAAACTGTTGCTGACTGTGCCGTTTTTCCTAGTCTTTACGAACCATTTGGAATTGTCGCTTTAGAAAGCTTTGCTTCTCGCGTGCCTGTAGTGGTTTCTGATACAGGTGGTTTTCCCGAAGTGGTGCAACATACCAAAACAGGCATTGTTACTTGGGTGAACAATTCCGACTCTTTAGCTTGGGGAATTTTGGAAGTGTTGAAAAATCCAGGTTATCGACAATGGTTGGTGGATAACGCTTATGAGGATTTAGAGCGGCGTTTTAGCTGGCCGAAATTAGCTAGGCAAACTCAAGAAGTATATCAGCGAGTTGTGCAAGAGCGATCGCAAATTTCCTGGTAA
- a CDS encoding pentapeptide repeat-containing protein produces the protein MANREHLALLKAGAVTWIEWRKKNPQIEPDLSAANLQGHNLRGANLQGVNLRKVDLGNALLVRANLSGADLSSANLSKAFLIEANLSDASLSVANLSGAILTQADLSQANLIGADLSEANLRGAAIAHANLIGTDLRDANLRDADLGAAKLIRANLSFANLIEANLIEADLSEASLYEAEVLGAYLYKTDLYKANLNKARFSGAYLLRANLSEADLSQADLSWTNLRGANLAGANLRGANLRGADIRGANLSGVNLQEAIMPDASKHN, from the coding sequence ATGGCAAATCGAGAGCATCTAGCTTTACTGAAAGCAGGTGCAGTGACATGGATTGAGTGGAGAAAGAAAAATCCTCAGATTGAACCAGACCTCAGTGCTGCAAATCTGCAAGGGCATAACCTTAGAGGCGCAAACCTCCAGGGGGTAAATTTGAGAAAGGTAGATTTAGGTAATGCTTTACTGGTGCGAGCAAACCTCAGTGGTGCTGACCTCAGTAGTGCCAACCTCAGTAAAGCGTTCCTCATTGAAGCTAACTTGAGTGATGCTAGCTTGAGTGTTGCTAACTTGAGTGGTGCTATACTTACCCAGGCAGATTTGAGCCAGGCTAATTTGATTGGAGCCGATTTGAGTGAGGCGAATCTGAGAGGCGCTGCGATCGCTCATGCTAATCTAATTGGAACTGACCTAAGAGACGCTAACTTGAGAGATGCCGATTTAGGTGCAGCGAAGCTAATACGGGCAAATCTATCTTTTGCCAACCTGATTGAAGCTAACTTAATTGAGGCTGACCTCAGCGAAGCAAGTTTGTACGAAGCGGAAGTATTGGGGGCTTATCTTTATAAAACTGACTTATACAAAGCTAATTTGAATAAGGCTCGCTTTAGTGGTGCTTACCTGTTGCGGGCTAACTTAAGTGAAGCTGACTTGAGTCAAGCTGACTTGAGTTGGACTAACCTGAGAGGCGCGAATTTGGCAGGGGCAAATCTTAGAGGAGCCAACCTGAGAGGAGCCGACATAAGGGGAGCTAACCTCAGTGGCGTAAATCTTCAGGAGGCAATTATGCCTGACGCTTCAAAGCACAATTAG
- a CDS encoding glycosyltransferase, which translates to MFQNKKHRIALISVDGDPAVEIGQEEAGGQNVYVRQVGYALAQQGWQVDMFTRRSNPEQAAIAQHSPNCRTIRLKAGPAEFIGRDNLFQHLPEFIEEFQQFQQRQGFHYSLIHTNYWLSSWVGMELKKQQPLIQVHTYHSLGAVKYRSIGDVPVIAAQRLAVEKACLETIDCVVATSPQEQKHMRVLVSSKGNIEMIPCGTDTDKFGGIQRTAAREKLGIAPDAKIVLYVGRFDRRKGIETLVRAVAKSSLRGEANLQLVIGGGSRPGQSDGIERDRIASIVTELGLENCTTFAGRLDETALPFYYAAADVCVVPSHYEPFGLVAIEAMASQTPVVASDVGGLQFTVVPEVTGLLVPPKDEVAFAAAIDRILVNPAWRDQLGEAARQRTEIAFSWYSVGFRLTQLYTRLLAQTAPNTQLRIAA; encoded by the coding sequence ATGTTCCAGAATAAGAAACATCGCATTGCCCTAATTTCTGTTGATGGCGACCCGGCGGTTGAAATTGGTCAAGAAGAAGCTGGGGGTCAAAATGTTTATGTGCGTCAAGTAGGTTATGCCTTAGCCCAGCAAGGTTGGCAAGTGGATATGTTCACTCGTCGTAGTAATCCTGAACAAGCTGCGATCGCTCAACATAGCCCAAACTGTCGTACTATTCGGTTAAAAGCTGGCCCAGCTGAGTTTATCGGGCGAGATAACTTGTTCCAGCATCTACCTGAATTCATAGAAGAATTTCAGCAATTCCAGCAGCGCCAAGGGTTCCATTACTCCCTCATTCATACCAACTACTGGTTATCATCTTGGGTGGGTATGGAATTGAAAAAGCAGCAACCCCTGATTCAGGTACATACTTACCACTCTTTAGGAGCCGTTAAATACAGAAGTATTGGTGATGTTCCTGTAATTGCAGCCCAGCGATTAGCTGTAGAAAAAGCCTGCTTGGAAACTATAGACTGTGTAGTTGCAACTAGTCCGCAAGAACAGAAACACATGCGGGTACTCGTTTCCAGCAAGGGAAACATTGAAATGATTCCCTGTGGCACTGATACTGACAAATTTGGGGGAATTCAGCGAACTGCGGCGCGGGAAAAGTTGGGAATTGCCCCAGATGCCAAAATAGTTCTCTATGTTGGTCGCTTTGACCGCCGTAAAGGAATTGAAACCTTGGTAAGAGCCGTTGCCAAGTCTAGTTTAAGAGGTGAAGCTAACCTTCAGTTAGTGATTGGTGGTGGTAGCCGTCCCGGTCAGAGTGATGGAATAGAACGCGATCGCATTGCTAGCATCGTGACTGAACTCGGATTAGAAAATTGTACAACCTTTGCTGGTCGCCTAGATGAAACCGCCCTCCCCTTCTACTACGCCGCCGCTGATGTCTGCGTAGTCCCTAGCCACTATGAACCTTTTGGTTTAGTTGCTATTGAGGCAATGGCTAGTCAGACACCAGTCGTAGCTAGTGATGTTGGCGGGCTACAGTTTACTGTTGTACCAGAAGTAACAGGATTACTTGTGCCTCCTAAAGATGAAGTAGCTTTTGCTGCTGCTATAGACCGCATTCTTGTCAACCCAGCTTGGCGAGACCAATTAGGTGAAGCGGCTCGACAACGGACAGAAATCGCCTTTAGTTGGTACAGTGTCGGATTCCGACTGACTCAGCTTTACACTCGTTTGTTGGCTCAAACTGCACCCAATACCCAACTCCGAATTGCAGCTTAA
- a CDS encoding alkaline phosphatase family protein yields MLVETPNLHEIRQQGVSFVNSHWLFPTFTTANASAIATGHYLGDTGDFSNTINVGFPVKSASNSPVPFLENNAVLGKTSQHFDGNYLNL; encoded by the coding sequence ATGCTAGTTGAAACCCCTAATCTTCATGAAATTCGCCAACAGGGTGTAAGTTTTGTCAATAGTCATTGGTTGTTTCCTACTTTTACTACCGCTAATGCTTCTGCGATCGCAACGGGACATTATCTCGGTGATACTGGTGATTTTAGCAATACAATTAATGTTGGCTTTCCTGTCAAAAGTGCCAGTAACAGCCCAGTTCCTTTTTTAGAAAATAATGCTGTTTTGGGGAAAACTAGCCAACACTTTGATGGTAATTACTTAAATCTTTAG
- the argC gene encoding N-acetyl-gamma-glutamyl-phosphate reductase produces the protein MTKPKIFIDGESGTTGLQIYSRLNQRDDIELVSIEASKRKDANERAKLINAVDVIILCLPDDAAREAVSLVSSTTVKILDASSAHRTANGWVYGFPELNPGQRDKIANAQFVSNPGCYPTGFLACIRPLIAKGLLKNNFPITVNAVSGYSGGGKNLIKQYHTFHEQQAGGESLYPYGIYGLQFGHKHVKEMHYYSGLASPPLFVPSVGDFEQGMLVQVPLPLGTLDNPPSGEVIYEAIADYYQGEKFVQVAPFQDSTLLRDGIFLDAIAVNGTNIVQVFVFANDTTKEALLVARLDNLGKGASGAAIQNLNIMLGFPEELGLL, from the coding sequence ATTACTAAACCTAAGATTTTCATTGATGGCGAATCAGGAACCACAGGCTTACAAATTTATTCACGTCTTAATCAACGGGATGATATCGAGTTAGTTAGCATTGAGGCATCTAAACGTAAAGATGCAAATGAGCGAGCTAAACTAATCAATGCCGTTGATGTTATTATTCTCTGCCTACCTGATGATGCAGCCCGCGAAGCTGTTAGCTTAGTAAGTAGTACTACGGTTAAAATCCTTGATGCTAGTAGTGCCCATCGCACAGCTAATGGCTGGGTATATGGGTTCCCCGAACTCAATCCAGGGCAGAGAGACAAAATCGCCAACGCCCAGTTTGTCAGCAATCCAGGCTGTTATCCCACAGGATTTTTAGCCTGTATCCGTCCGTTGATTGCTAAGGGACTTTTAAAAAATAATTTTCCCATCACCGTGAATGCAGTATCAGGTTACTCAGGTGGCGGAAAGAATCTTATCAAACAATACCATACCTTCCATGAACAGCAAGCCGGGGGCGAGTCACTATATCCTTATGGAATCTACGGTTTGCAGTTTGGACATAAGCATGTCAAGGAAATGCATTATTATTCAGGGTTAGCATCGCCGCCACTATTTGTACCTTCAGTAGGGGATTTTGAGCAAGGGATGCTAGTTCAAGTGCCTTTGCCGTTAGGAACTTTGGATAATCCACCATCAGGTGAGGTAATCTATGAAGCGATCGCTGATTACTACCAAGGTGAAAAATTTGTGCAGGTTGCTCCATTCCAAGATTCTACTCTGCTGCGAGACGGAATATTTTTGGATGCGATTGCAGTGAACGGCACTAATATTGTTCAGGTTTTTGTATTCGCCAATGACACCACCAAAGAAGCATTGCTAGTTGCTCGTCTCGACAACTTGGGCAAAGGCGCATCAGGAGCCGCAATCCAAAACCTAAACATCATGCTGGGCTTTCCAGAAGAATTGGGATTGTTATAA